CGCCGACAGGAATCATAACCGTTGCGGACGGCGGGGCGAGACGCGCGACGACGAATGTCTAGCATTTATCATTCGGTGCTTTCAGGTATCGGGCAGTCGGAGCGGTCGTATGGACGAAGACAGACGCACGTTTCTGACAGATCTGCTGACGACGCCCAGCCCCTCGGGGTTCGAGGCCGTCGGCCAGCGAGTGTGGCTCGACTACGTTCGCGAGTTCGCCGACGAGGTTTGGACGGACGACTACGGCAACGCGGTCGCGGTCCACGAGGGGCGTTCCGACGCCTCGATCGCGTTCACCGGCCACGCCGACGAGATCGGGTTCATCGTCCGCGACGTGACCGAAGAGGGCTTCCTGCGGATCGCCCCGATCGGCGGCGCGGATCGGACGGTCTCGAAGGGCCAACACGTGACCGTCCACGCGGAGGCCCCGGTCGCGGGCGTCGTCGGGCAGACGGCGATCCACCTGCGCGACCGGGAGGCCGAGTCCTACGACGACATCGACGAGCAGTTCGTGGACGTCGGTGCCGAGGACGGCGAGGAGGCCGAAGACCTCGTCGAGGTCGGCGACCCGGTGACCGTCGAGACCCGCGTGCGGCCGCTGCAGGGGACTCGACTGGCCGCCAGAGGAATGGACAACCGCGTGGGGATCTGGTCGGCCGCCGAGGGGCTCCGCTCGGCGACCGAAGCCGACGTCGACGCCACGGTGTACGCCGTCAGTACGGTGCAGGAGGAGGTCGGCGTCCAGGGCGCGAAGATGATCGGGTTCGACCTCGACCCCGACGCCGCGGTCGCCGTCGACGTGACCCACGCCACCGACAACCCCGACATCCCGGGCAAACGCACCGGCCCGGTGGAACTCGGGAGCGGGCCGGTGGTCTCCCGCGGCAGCGCGAACCACCCTTCGCTGGTCGAACTCGCCCGCGATTCGGCCGCCGACGCCGACGTCGACGTGCAGTTGCAGGCGACCGGGACGCGGACCGGCACCGACGCCGACGCGTTCTACACCGCCCGCAGCGGCATTCCCGCGCTGAATCTCGGGATCCCGAACCGGTATATGCACACCCCCGTCGAGGTGATCGACACGGCCGACCTCGACGCCGTCGCCGAGCTGCTGGGGTCGGTCGCGGCCCACGCCGGCGACGCCGCACCGTTCGGCCTCGACCTGTGAACGTCGTGGCCGACGACCGGTGACTGACGGGGCGGACGGCCAGTGAATGACGGGGCGGACACTAGCAAGCGTCGAGGAGTGACGGCCGAGAGAGTCGGTCGGCGGTCGACGCCATAGTCGACCCGGGGCCGAACCATTTCGATCGTCAATCCCAAGCGATCGCCTCTCGCGTTCCGACCGCAGACGCCGTGCCGCTCCCTCGCACGGCCGTTCGGCCGAAAGAAAACCGTTAAAAGTCGCCGCAGGGTGTTGTGAGGTATGGCTGGAACTATCGAAGTACTCGTTCCCGGCGGGGAGGCGAACCCCGGTCCGCCGCTCGGTCCGGAACTCGGACCGACTCCTGTGAACGTGCAGGACGTCGTGCAGCAGATCAACGACGAGACCGCCGCATTCGACGGGATGGAAGTCCCCGTCACCGTCGAGTACGATGACGACGGCTCCTTCTCGATCTCTGTCGGCGTTCCGCCGACGGCCGAACTCGTCAAAGACGAGGCCGGCTTCGAGACCGGGTCGGGCGAACCCCAGAAGAACTTCGTCGCCGATCTGACCGTCGAACAGGTGAAGAAGATCGCGGAGCAGAAGTCCTCGGACCTGCTCTCCTACGACTCGTTCAACGCCGCGAAGGAGGTCGTCGGCACCTGCACCTCCCTCGGCGTCACGATCGAGGGCAACGACCCCCGCGAGTTCAAACGGCGGATGGAAGACGGCGAGTACGACGACGTCTTCGCGGAGTAAGCAGGCCGCCGCGCGTTCTGTCACTCCCGGCGACTGCCGTTCTCTCCCCGGTTCTCTCGTCGTCCGGTTCGATACGAGACAGGGTACGCACAGCGGCGTCTATCGTGACGCACCGCAGACTGGACTCGACCGGGCCCGTGCTCACTCGCTGTCGATCATCACCTCGCTGGCCTTGATCACGGCGGCGACCTCGTCGCCTTCACGCAGATCGAGGCGGTCGGCGGACCCGCGCGTGATCGTCGAGGTGATCTCCTGTCCGCCGCCGAGTTCGACGACGACCTCCGCCATAATGTCGTCCTTCTCGACCGACGTCACGGTTCCTGTAAGCCGGTTTCTGGCGCTCAGTGCCATACCGAGTAATCGCCGCCGGAGAGCAAATACGTGTCGGCGAGTCAAAATGTACCGTCGGGTCGATGCCGTCCGGTGGCACTCCGACCTCGCTCGCAGTACGCACCCGACGGCCGCCGATCAGACGAGTGTCGTCTCGATCAACCGCTTGTGTCCCCGGCGAAGCCGGTCCGCGACGGCCTGCCGCGAGATGCCCAACTCGTCGCCGATGGCTGCGAGCGTCGTCTGCCGCGGCGAATCGAAGTACCCTCCCTCGTAGGCGCTTCGGAGTGCCGTTTCCTGGGCGTCCGTGAGGCCGACGCCCGACGGCGACGATTCCTCGTGGAAGATCCGTTCCAGGCGGAACGGAATCCCCTGTTCCCGACAGTACTCCCTGAGCGTCCCGAGGGCCGCTCGGTGCGGAACGCGGGCCCGAACGTGGTACTCGCCGTTCCGGAGTTCCATATTCAGATACGCGATGTCCTCTTCGACTGCGACGTGATAGGTGCCCCGAGTGTCCGTCTCTTCGGTGTAGGTGACGACGTAGTAGGCCGTCTCCGCGAACTTCGTGAGCACGGTGTACTCCTTCACGGTCGGGTCCGCGTCGAGAGCCGCCTCGAACTCGTCGAAACGGGCCCCGTACGCCGTGAACACGAACTTGTGCGGACGGTCACCCTTGAGCACGATGTCTTCGCCGGAGAACCGCATTTCCGGGACGGCTTCCGACGCGTGCGCCAGCGGCGGGATCTCGACGCAGAACTCCGCGATGAAGCTCATACCGTCATATGTTCGTCAGAAGATAAAACTGACAGGGCTACTTGAATGGTTACTTAGTCAATGGTCACCGACTTGCCTCGGCACCGAGTATTTACGCCAATGAGCGTATCAAGCGGATTGGAAGCCCCTGCCGAAGAGACCTACCACTACGAGCGCGAGCCCGGCGAACCGGTCAGCGAGGCGGTCGTTACGGCGGTGAGCGAGTTTTCCGACCGTCCCGTCGTCACGCCGCAAATCGGCGCATCCGACGAGGACGCGGACGTGCTGCCGCCGCTCTACGACTACGTCGATACCGATGCGCTCGACGCGCTCGTGACTGGAAGACGCGGTGCAGACGCGGGGTTTTCGGTAACGTTTACGTACGGAGCGTATCTGGTGACCGTCCGGAAGTGGGTCGTCACCGTCACGCGGTCCGACTGACGATCGAATAGCGGGGTACAGCGGACGTGCCTCGATGAGAATCTCCGTTGGACTATCGGTTGGTAGCGACGGCACTATTGCGGGCGGGTCGGCCCGGGTGCCACCGTGCCGACGGTTCCCACGAATCCGGCGTCTCGGGGCCGAATCCGGGCGGTACGCGGGAACTGCTTCGACGGACTTAAGGCCGCCATACCCGTTCGATCCGACGAGACAGGCAGACGCCTGTTTCACTGACCCGTAGGAGCAATCCTGCGTACTACGGAGGTGAATAATGGCAGATACGATAGTTGACGCAGTCGCTCGCGCGCTCGACGAGGCACCGCCGCGGAACTTCCGCGAGACGGTCGACCTCGCCGTCAATCTGCGCGATCTCGACCTAAACGACCCCTCGAAACGTGTCGACGAGTCTGTCGTCCTGCCCGCCGGTACTGGGCAAGAGACGCAGATCGTCGTCTTCGCGAGCGGTGAGACAGCGCTCCGAGCCGAGGAGGTCGCCGACCAGGTTCTGGACGGCGACGACCTCGAAGACCTCGGAGACGACACCGACGCGGCAAAAGACCTCGCCGACGAGACCGACTTCTTCGTGGCCGAAGCCAGCCTGATGCAGGACATCGGCCGCTTCCTTGGGACGGTTCTCGGTCCGCGCGGTAAGATGCCGACGCCGCTCCAGCCGGACGACGACGTCGTCGAGACAGTGAACAGAATGAAGAACACGGTGCAACTCCGCTCCCGCGATCGCCGGACGTTCCACACCCGCGTGGGTGCACAGGACATGGACCCCGACCAGATCGCGGACAACGTCGACGTCATCGTCCGTCGTCTCGAGGCGAGCCTGGAGAAGGGCCCCCTCAACATCGATTCGATGTACGTGAAGACGACGATGGGCCCGTCCGTGGAGGTACCCGCATGAGCGAGAGTGCCGCCGCGAGACGGACGGAGACGATCCCCGAGTGGAAGCGCGAGGAGGTCGCCGAACTGGTCGACTTCCTCGAGGGCTACGACTCGATCGGCGTCGTCGACGTCGCCGGCATCCCGAGCCGCCAGCTACAGAGTATGCGGCGGGAACTCCACGGGAGCGCGGAACTGCGGATGAGCCGCAACACGCTCACCGTCCGCGCCCTCGAGGAGGTCGACGACGGCCTCGAAGACCTGACCGAGTACGTCTCGGGACAGGTCGCCCTCGTCGGCACCAACGACAACCCCTTCGGGCTGTACAAGCAGCTCGAAGCCTCGAAGACGCCCGCGCCGATCAGCGCCGGCGAAGTCGCGCCCAACGACATCGTCATCCCCGAGGGTGACACGGGCGTCGACCCCGGCCCGTTCGTGGGCGAACTCCAGCAGGTGGGCGCGGCAGCCCGCATTATGGACGGCTCGATCCAAGTCACCGAGGACTCGAAGGTCCTCGACGCCGGCGAGCCCGTCTCCGAGGAACTCGAAGGCGTCCTCTCGGAACTCGGCATCGAGCCGAAGGAAGTCGGCCTCGACCTGCGGGGCGTCTTCTCCGAGGGCGTCCGCTTCGAGCCCGACGAACTCGCGATCGACGTCGACGAGTACCGCGCGGACATCCAGTCCGCCGCCGCAGCCGCACGGAACCTCTCGGTCAACGCGAGCTACCCGACGGCGCAGACCGCGCCGACGCTGCTCGCGAAGGCCGCCGGCGACGCGAAGGCCCTCGGCCTGTTCGCCGCCATCGAGGACCCCGACGTGCTGCCCGACCTCGTCGCGAAGGCCGACGCGCAGGTCCGCGCGCTCGCCGCCCAGATCGACGACGAGGAGGCGCTCCCGGAGGAACTCCGGGGCGTCGAGGCGCCCGCGCCGGCCGCTGACGAGGCGGACGACGCGGACGACGAAGAGGAATCGGCCGACGAAGACGACACCGAAGACGAAGCCGACGCCGACGACACCGACGACGATGACGACGACGGTGCCGAGGGCCTCGGCGCGATGTTCGGATAACTACAGAGGAACACGACAATGGAATACGTTTACGCAGCTCTCACCCTGAACGAATCGGGCGCAGAGATCAACGAAGAGAACATCACCGCGGTCCTCGAGGCCGCCGGTGTGGACGTCGAAGAGTCCCGAGTGAAGGCGCTCGTCGCCGCGCTCGAGGACGTCGACATCGACGAGGCCGTCGAGACGGCCGCCGCCGCTCCCGCGCCCGCCGCGGGCGGCGACTCCGGTGCCGTCGAAACGGCCGACGAGGAAGAGGAAGCCGAGGAGGCCGAGGAGGCCGACGAGGCCGAGGAAGCCGACGACGAGGACGAGGACGAAGAGGCCTCCGGCGAGGGTCTCGGCAACCTCTTCGGCTGAGCCCGGACGCTCAGAACGAAGACGCCGACCGTCCCATCCGGACGTCGCGCAGCCCCTTCGATTCGATTTCTTTCGACGCTTCGTGACCAGCGGCGGCGCTGTCGGACGGGTGTGGTCCCACCGCGAACGTTCAAGTACCAGAGCGGGACCACTGCGTCGCGATGGCGTCGCCCTCGATCACACTCGCGTACGCGCTCCTCGGCGTGGCGCTCGGAACGCTCACGGGGCTGATCCCGGGGCTCCACGTCAACAGCGTCGCGTTCGTCCTCGTTGGCGTCGCGCCGAGCGTCGACGGCCCGCCGGTGGCGGTCGGCGCGGCGATCCTCGCGGCCGGCGTGGTGCACACGTTCCTCTCGATCGTGCCCGGACTCGTCCTCGGCGTCCCCGACGCCGCGACCGCGCCGGGAGCCCTCCCGGGTCACCGACTCGTCCTCGCGGGTCGCGGGCGGGAGGCGATCCGGCTCTCGGCGGTGGGAAGCGGCGTCGCGCTCGCGGGGGCGGTCGCGGTCGCGCTCCCGCTGTCGCGCGTCGTCGCCGCCGGCCGTGAGTGGCTCCTCGCCGCGCTGCCGGTCCTGCTGGCGCTCGTGGCCGCGCTGTTGGTCCTCGCGGAACCGACCCGACGAGCGCGCCTCGGCGGTGTCCTCTGTCTCGGCGTCGCGACCGCGCTCGGCTTCCTGACGCTCGATCTGCCCGCGACGGGCGTGCTGACGCCCGAGGGAGCGGCGTCGATGCTGGCCCCGATCTTCGGCGGGCTGTTCGGGGCGCCGATCCTGCTCGACGCGCTCGACGCCCGTGGGGCGATCCCGCCGCAGGATGGGACGACGCTCGGACTGTCGCGAATCGAGGCGGTCCGGGCCGCGCTGGCCGGCGTCGGCGGGGGCGCGCTCGTCGGCTACCTCCCGGGCGTCTCCGCGGGCGTCGCCGCGGTGCTCGCCCTCGGCGGGGCGGGCGGAAGCGGGCCCGCGGGGCGCGGCTCTGACCGCGCCTACGTCGTCGCGACCAGCGGGGCCGACACGGCGACGGCCGTCTTTGCGGTCGCCTCGCTCGCGGTCCTCGGCGCGCCACGCAGTGGGGTGACCGTCGCGCTCTCGTCGCTCGTGGGGCCGGCGGGCGACGGGTCCGCGATCGCACCGATGGGATTGCTCGGAATGCTCCTGGTGATCGTTTTCGCCGCGGGCCTCGGCATCGTGCTCCTGCTCATCGTCGGCGAGCGCTATCTATCGATCGTGCGTCGCCTGCCGCGCCGGCCGCTGCTCGTCGTCGTCCTGGGGCTCCTGCTCGCGCTCGCGGTCGGCTTCGCGGGCCGGATCGGCGGGGCCGTCTTCTGTCTCGCCGCGCTCGTCGGACTGCTGCCGCCCCGAGTCGGCGCGCGACGCGTTCACCTGATGGGGGTGCTCTTCGGGCCGATCGCGCTGGGTTGAGCCGTCGGGACGGGCAACGGGAGGACGCCCCCGCGACCGACGGGTCCACCGGGGAGCCGGGAAAGACAACCGTTAAAAGTCGCCGCCGGGTGCTCTATGGTATGAGCCAGTCCGAACAGCGACACGCCCGACAGTGCGTGTCCTGTGGCATCAACATCTCCGGCATGAGCGCGGCGACGTTCAACTGTCCGGACTGTGGCCACGAGATCTCGCGGTGTGCGAAGTGCCGAAAGCAGAGCAACCTCTATGAGTGCCCCGACTGCGGGTTTATGGGACCCTGAACGATGGGAAAGGTAGCTGCCAAGATCAAGGTCATGCCGAACAGCCCCGATATCGACCTCGACGACCTCCAAGAGCGGCTCGAACAGTCGCTGCCCGAGGGCGCGAAGATCAACGGGTTCGAGCGCGACGACGTCGCGTTCGGGCTGGTCGCGCTGCTGCCGACCGTGATCGTCCCCGACGACGCGGGCGGCACCGAGGCTGTCGAAGAGGCGTTCCACGACGTCGACGGCGTCGAGAGCGTCTCCGTCGAAAACGTCGGCCGCATCTGACGCCGTAGCCGACGGTTCTTCTCGACCGGCCGATCTCGCGGCCGGTGATCGATACAACCCCGATAGCGATCGCCGTGTGCGCCGTCCAGGCGGTTCCTCGTCCGAAGCGCCCGACTGCGTCGCCGGCGACCCTCGCGCGCTCGCTACTCCTCGCGCTGCAGGAACAGCAGACCGACCAGCGGCGAGAGGATGAAGCCGGTCCCGAGCGCGAGCAGGAGCGGCAGCCCGCCGGCGTCGAGGGAGGCCGCGGCCGCGACGCCGACCACCGCACCGAGAAGGATGCTCACCGAGACGCCGAGCCCGAACGTTTCGAGCCGGGAACTGGAATCGTGATCCACCGATCCGCCGCCGTCGGTGGCGCGATCGATCTCGTCGGGGAGCTGGCCGCCGGAAGCGTGTTGCTGTGCCATACCCGGCCGTACAACGCCCGGTGGTTTAGATTTTGTCGAGACGCGGCGGCGGCGCCGGGCGCGGCGGCGACAGAGTACGATCGGAACCGACACGTCGTCCCGGGTCGCCCCCGTCGACTGACGGAACGGGAACGTGCGTTTTATAACCGCGTCGGAAGTACTGCCTCCAACGACTATGCCGAGTTCCAACGGTCCACTTCACGGTACGCGAGGAAAGCTCTCGAACAAGCCGCGCGAGCGCGGGACGTCGCCGCCGCAGCGCGCGATCGCGGAGTACGACGAGGGCCAGAAGGTCCACCTGAAAATCGACCCGAGCGTTCGCAAAGGTCGGTTCCACCCCCGTTTCAACGGCCACACCGGCGAGGTCGTCGGCAAACAGGGCCGCGCGTTCAAGGTCCGGATCGTCGACGGCGGCAAAGAGAAGACGCTCATCGCTCGCCCCGCCCACCTGCGCGCTCAGGAGTAACTCCGACGCCGATGACCATCTTCAAAGAGAAGGTAGACGAGGAGTACTTGACCGTCTCGGAGGTCAAGACCCTCCTGGAGGACGTCGAAGCCGAGCGCGCCGCGGACGAGGATCGAGAGCTGCGCTACGAGCTGGCCCGCGCCATCGAACACGTGAACCGGTTCGCCCACCTCGACCCCGAGGAGTCCCGAGACCTCGTCGAGGAACTCCTCGAACTGGAGAAGGTCGACGCGACGACGGCGATCAAGATCGCGGACCTCCTCCCGCAGAGCCGGGACGAACTCCGTGCGGTGTACGCGCAGGAGCGCTACGCGCTCAGCGGCGACGAACTCGACGACGTGTTGAACGTCGTCGCGAAGTACGTCTAGAACCGAGCGTCCGCCCCGCTCGGTTGCGACTTCTCACGGCCAACTATTTAAATAGACCCTCGCCGTACGTCACGATATGACCACGACCGAGAGCGGAGACGCCGACGGCCCGACCGACTCGGCAGGCGACGACGCCGACCGGACGGGCGAACGCGAATCCGACCCCGAGGACGTGCGCTACGCGGTCGTCCTGGATCACCTGCCTCACGGACGCGCGGACGACGACCGGCCTCGTCACCGGAAATCACCGCTCGCGTACGCGCTCGGCGAGCGCGACTTCCGCCTCTTCGAGGTGACGCTGTCGGACGACGCGGACGTCTCGATCGGTGACCGCGTCGTGATCGGCCCGACGGAGGCGCGCGACGCCGTCTCGGGGTTCAAACAGGTGACCTACGACGACCTCTCGAACACCGCGAACGCCGAGCTCGAGTACGCGATCGAGGAGATCGTCGACGCGAACGAGCGCCGCTTCGTCGACTTCTACAACGACGCGCAGCCGATCACCCTCCGGCTCCACCAGCTGAACCTGCTGCCCGGGATCGGGAAGAAACTCCGGAACAACATCCTAGATCAGCGCAAGCGCGGCCCCTTCGAGAGTTTCGAGGACGTCGAAGATCGCGTCTCGGGCCTCCACCGGCCGAAGGAAGTCCTCGTCGAGCGGATCTTAGAGGAGTTGCGCGACGACGACCTGAAGTACAAGACCTTCGTCGGCCGCGAGTCCTAGCACCCGCCGCTAGTACCGGAAGCGCCGGCGTAAGCGGCCGGAGTCTCGGTGTCCCGATCCTCCGGACCTGGCGCGGCGGTGGAATCGCGACCCGAGACGTTTACACTCTCCCACCCGCAACGGACGGCAATGACTGATACGACGCCCGGCGGGGCCCCGGAACCTCGTGATCCCGACGACCTGCGCCGTCGGGCGGGGGTGCGCGGCGACCCGGATCGGGATCAGCACTTCCTGGTCGACGACCGAGTGCTCGATCGGATTCCCACGTACCTCCCCGAGGACGCCGACACCAGCCACCTCCTCGAAATCGGAGGCGGGACGGGCGCACTCACCGATCGGTTGCTCCGCGTCGGCGACGAGGTGACCGTCGTCGAGCGCGACCCGCCGCTCGCGGCGTTCCTCCGCGAGGAGTTCGCGGAGGCGGTCGACGCCGGGCGGTTGCGGGTGGTCGAGGGCGACGCCCTCGACGTCGACCTCCCCGAGTTTTCCGCCGCCGTCTCGAACCTCCCGTACGGTATCTCCTCGGAGATCACCTTCCGACTGCTCCCCGAGAACCGTCCGCTCGTGTTGATGTTCCAGCGGGAGTTCGGCGAGCGGATGGCGGCCGAACCGGGCACCGACGCGTACGGACGGCTGTCGGTCACGGCGCAACACTACGCCGACGTCGAGGTGGTCGAAATCGTGCCACCGACGGCGTTCGACCCCGCGCCGGCGGTCGAGAGCGCGATCGTCCGGCTCCGGCCGCGGGAGCCGGACTACGTCGTCGACGACGAGTCGTTCTTCTTCGACTTCGTGAAGGCGCTCTTCACCCAGCGTCGCAAGACGATCCGAAACGGGATCCGGAACACGGCGCACATCTCGGGACTGTCGGACCCCGAAGCGGTCGTCGCCGCGGTCGAGGGGGTAAACGAGGACCTGTTACGTGCGCGGGCGGGGTCGCTCGCGCCCGAAGCGTTCGCGGAGCTGACCGCAATCGCGGACGAGCACGGTCGCTGAGTTCCACCAATCTATGTTCGGAACCCTCCAGACGTCGTTCGGCGGTCTCGGCGGAATCGGAAGCGCACTGGTGCGTCTCTCGGAACTGGTCCCGACGTTCACCGGCCGGATCGCCGTCACCTTCGCTATCGGCGTCGCCACGATGGCGCTCCTGGCCCGGACCGACCGACTCCACGAAGCCGCTCCCGAGCGCCTGCCGTCGACGGCGTGGCACCTCTTGATCACGCTGGGGACGATGCTCGCCGCGGCGACGGCCGGGGTGGCGATCGTCGGCGTCTGGGGGCTCTCGGACGAGTTGATCGGCGTCTTCGGCCAGAACTACGGTCCCGAGACGCTCGTCAGGATCGGCATCTCGGCGCTGTTTCTGATCGGCGCGTACACGATGACGGGGCTGGTCCGACAACTCGCCGAGGAACTCGCGGAGACGCGATCGTCGATCGGCGAGCACGAGGGCGAGATCGCCTTTCGGCTCGGGCAGGTCACGCTGTACCTCCTCGCGCTCGCGATCATCCTCTCGCTGTGGAACGTCAACGTCGGCGGGTTCCTCGTCGGCGCGGGGTTCCTCGGGATCGTCGTCGGGATGGCGGCCCGACAGACCCTGGGGGCGCTCCTGGCGGGGTTCGTCCTGATGTTCTCTCGACCCTTCGAGATCGGCGACTGGATTCAAGTGGGCGACTACGAGGGGATCGTGACCGATATCACCATCGTCAACACGCGCATCCAGACGTTCGACGGCGAGTACGTGATGATCCCCAACGACGTCGTCTCTTCGGAGAGCCTGGTCAACCGGAGCCGGAAGGGGCGGCTCCGCATCGAGGTCGAGGTCGGTGTCGACTACGACGCCGATCCCGAGCGGGCCGCGACGATCGCGAATCGGGCCGTCTCGAAGCTCGACGATCCGATGAACGTCCCGACGCCGCAGGTGGTGCTCAAGCGACTCGACGACTCCGCGGTCGTCCTCGGCGTGCGCTACTGGATCGACAACCCGAGCGCCCGGCGGAAGTGGCGCTCGAAGACGGCGGTGATCGGCGCGGTCAAAGCGGCGCTGGAGGAAGAGGACATCAAGATCCCGTTCCCGCAGCGGGAACTGATGGGCCGAACCGAGGACGGCGGGTTCGTCCTCGCCGGCGACGAGCGGCCCGCACAGCGACAGGTGGAACCGACGCCGGACGGCGGCGACGGGGGCGACTCGTGACCGAACGGACCGCACGGGACCTCGCGGCGCGGCGCGGCGTCGAGACGAACGTGTACCAGCCGGCGGAGGACTCCGGGCTCCTCGCCGACGCGATCGAGAAGCGTGGCCGGGGGCGGCTGTTGGAGGTCGGCACCGGCTCGGGCTGGGTCGCCGCACGGGCGGCCCGTGAGGTCCCGGACGTGTCGTCGGTCGTCGCGAGCGACCTGAGTCCGCACGCCTGTCGGGCGGCGCGGCGGCGTGCCGTTGAAGGCGGCCCGGAGGAGGCTGGCGTCAGCGATTCGACGGGCGACCGCACAGAACCCGATGGATCGGGATCGCTCTTCGACGTCGTGCGCGCGAACCTCGTGTCCCCGTTCGCCGACGACGCGTTCGACACGGTCGCGTTCAATCCCCCGTATCTCCCCACGGACCCGGAAAACGAGTGGGACGACTGGATGGAGCGGGCGCTGTCGGGCGGGGAGTCCGGTCAGGAACTGATCGACCCGTTCCTCGAGGCCGTCGGTCGGGTGCTCGCCCCCGGCGGCGTCGGGCTCCTGCTCGTGAGTTCGCTCACGGGGTACGACGCGGTTCTCGACCGA
This portion of the Halobellus litoreus genome encodes:
- a CDS encoding 16S ribosomal RNA methyltransferase A codes for the protein MTDTTPGGAPEPRDPDDLRRRAGVRGDPDRDQHFLVDDRVLDRIPTYLPEDADTSHLLEIGGGTGALTDRLLRVGDEVTVVERDPPLAAFLREEFAEAVDAGRLRVVEGDALDVDLPEFSAAVSNLPYGISSEITFRLLPENRPLVLMFQREFGERMAAEPGTDAYGRLSVTAQHYADVEVVEIVPPTAFDPAPAVESAIVRLRPREPDYVVDDESFFFDFVKALFTQRRKTIRNGIRNTAHISGLSDPEAVVAAVEGVNEDLLRARAGSLAPEAFAELTAIADEHGR
- a CDS encoding mechanosensitive ion channel family protein, which codes for MFGTLQTSFGGLGGIGSALVRLSELVPTFTGRIAVTFAIGVATMALLARTDRLHEAAPERLPSTAWHLLITLGTMLAAATAGVAIVGVWGLSDELIGVFGQNYGPETLVRIGISALFLIGAYTMTGLVRQLAEELAETRSSIGEHEGEIAFRLGQVTLYLLALAIILSLWNVNVGGFLVGAGFLGIVVGMAARQTLGALLAGFVLMFSRPFEIGDWIQVGDYEGIVTDITIVNTRIQTFDGEYVMIPNDVVSSESLVNRSRKGRLRIEVEVGVDYDADPERAATIANRAVSKLDDPMNVPTPQVVLKRLDDSAVVLGVRYWIDNPSARRKWRSKTAVIGAVKAALEEEDIKIPFPQRELMGRTEDGGFVLAGDERPAQRQVEPTPDGGDGGDS
- a CDS encoding HemK2/MTQ2 family protein methyltransferase, with the translated sequence MTERTARDLAARRGVETNVYQPAEDSGLLADAIEKRGRGRLLEVGTGSGWVAARAAREVPDVSSVVASDLSPHACRAARRRAVEGGPEEAGVSDSTGDRTEPDGSGSLFDVVRANLVSPFADDAFDTVAFNPPYLPTDPENEWDDWMERALSGGESGQELIDPFLEAVGRVLAPGGVGLLLVSSLTGYDAVLDRVDACGFDHEVVVEESYPFESLSVLALTATGGSSQ